One genomic window of Trichosurus vulpecula isolate mTriVul1 chromosome X, mTriVul1.pri, whole genome shotgun sequence includes the following:
- the HS6ST2 gene encoding heparan-sulfate 6-O-sulfotransferase 2, whose product MNVGNDQEEASAEYLSRGSFLDSWGRNFYYITILRDPVSRYLSEWRHVQRGATWKASLHVCDGRSPTIEELPSCYTGDDWSGCSLKEFMDCPYNLANNRQVRMLSDLSLVGCYNLSVMPEEQRNKVLLDSAKENLKCMAFFGLTEFQRKTQYLFEKTFNMNFISPFTQYNNTRASSVEIDQQTQKRIEALNFLDMELYEYAKDLFLQRYQFTRQKDHQEARRKRQEQRKNLKTRHAHKRDQTDNATTDYVEDVEKWR is encoded by the coding sequence GAACTTTTACTATATCACCATCCTTCGTGACCCTGTTTCCCGGTATTTGAGTGAATGGAGGCACGTTCAGAGAGGAGCCACTTGGAAAGCTTCTTTGCATGTCTGTGATGGAAGGTCTCCAACTATTGAAGAGCTCCCCAGCTGTTACACAGGGGATGACTGGTCTGGCTGTTCTCTTAAGGAGTTTATGGACTGTCCCTATAATTTGGCCAATAATCGCCAGGTCCGCATGCTTTCTGATCTGAGTCTGGTCGGCTGTTACAATCTGTCCGTGATGCCAGAAGAGCAGAGAAACAAGGTTCTTCTAGACAGCGCCAAAGAGAACCTGAAATGCATGGCTTTCTTTGGGCTCACTGAGTTTCAAAGGAAGACTCAGTATCTATTTGAGAAAACCTTCAACATGAACTTTATCTCGCCCTTTACACAGTATAACAACACAAGAGCATCCAGCGTGGAAATAGATCAGCAGACTCAAAAGCGGATTGAAGCCCTCAACTTTTTAGACATGGAATTGTACGAGTATGCGAAAGACCTTTTCCTGCAAAGATACCAGTTTACAAGACAGAAAGATCATCAGGAAGCCCGGCGGAAGCGTCAAGAGCAACGGAAGAACCTGAAGACCAGGCATGCTCACAAGCGCGATCAAACTGACAATGCAACTACTGATTACGTGGAGGACGTCGAAAAATGGCGGTAA